The following is a genomic window from Sphingorhabdus sp. Alg231-15.
TGCTATGCCGCTTGTGGTTTGATTCCGGGATCGCCGGCACCGTCCACCAGCATCCGCATAGCCAGATTAGCTACATTGAATCCGGTCGCTTTCGCGCCATGATGGGCGACAAGGAGCAGGAACTGACTGCCGGCGACAGTGTCGCTATTACACCAGATACCGACCATGGCATCACCTGCATCGAAGCAGGCTCCTTGCTCGACATCTTCAATCCCGTGCGGGAAGACTTTCTTTCTCAGGGAGATCAATCATGAGCGGTGCGCTGAAAATTGGAAAATTCCGCTGGGCCATTGTTACGCTGGTCGCGGTTGCGACGATCATCAATTATATTGATCGCGGCGCGCTTGGTTTCCTCTGGCCAGAGATTTCGGACGATCTCGGCCTTTCCAAAACCGACTATGCGATCATTCTCAACGTCTTCACATTCGCCTATGCGTTCGGCCAGACGCTATTTGGTAAGATTTTTGACTGGATCGGAACCCGTCTCGGATTTGTGCTTTCAATTGTGGTCTGGTCGGCGGCAACCATGCTGCATGCCGTCGCCAGCGGTCTGACAAGTTTTGCAATATTTCGTGCCATTTTGGGTGTGTCCGAAGCAGGAAACTGGCCGGGAGCGACCAAAGCCAATGCGGAATGGTTCCCGATCAACGAACGTGCACTGGCGCAAGGGATTTTCAACTCTGGCGCAGCCATTGGTGGGATCGTTTCTGCGCCCATTATTGCCTATCTATTTGTCTTCCTTGGCACTTGGCAGGCGACGTTTATCGCAGTGGGCGCGCTGGGCTTTCTCTGGCTGGTCCCTTGGCTGATCATGTATAAATCCGGGCCGGATACGCATCCTTGGGTTTCAGAGGGAGAGCGCCAATATATTCTCACCGGACAACGCAACGAAGAATCTGGTGAAGTCGCCGATTATGCGCCCAATTCCAAGGAGATACTCTCTCGCAAGGAAAGCTGGGGCGTAATCATGGCATCCTTCTTTCTCGACCCCATTTGGTGGCTTTTTGTCGGCTGGTTGCCACTCTATCTCAACGAGACCTATGGTTTTGGTGTTAAGGAAATCGGCCTATATGCCTGGGTACCTTATGTTGGTGCGATGTTTGGAGCCTGGTTTGGCGGCCTGCTTGCACAAAACCGGATCAAAGCGGGTTGGACGGTCAACAAAACACGCAAGGCTGTCATCAGCCTCGGCGGTTTGATTATGCTGGTTTCATTGCTGATGACAACGCAAGCTGCGACACCCTTAGTCGCCGTTCTGCTCATGGCAGCCATTCTTTTTGGTTTTCAGACGGCGGTGGGCAATATCCAGACTTTACCGAGCGATTTCTACAACGGAAAATCTGTAGCATCATTGGCCGGTTTCGCCGGCACTGCTGCCAAGCTGGCAGTGGTTGGGCTCAACTTCCTGATCCCGGTCATTACCGTAAACAGCTACACGCCCGCCTTCGTGGTCGGCGCTGCTCTCGCCATTCTAACAGTTTTGTCGGTCCTGGTTTTCTGCACCGACATCAAACCGTTGAAAGCCAAATCCGCCTAAAAGATTCATCATTATTATAGACAGGGGAAAACATGACTAGATTGAAAGACAAGGTAGCAATTGTGACCGGCGGTAGCCGGGATATTGGTCGCGCTGTCTCGGTGAAACTGGCCCGTGAAGGCGCCAAGGTTGTCGTGAACTATTGCAACAATGAAGAGCAGGCCAATGAAACGCTTGCTGAAATTGAAGGCGTCGGCGGAACCGCTATTTCCTGCAAAGGCGATATGATGAAGCCTCAGGATGTGGACGGTCTGATCGCTGTCGCGCAGGCTGCTTTTGGAGACAAGATTGATATTCTTGTCAATGTGACTGGCGGGTTGGTTCAACGCAAAGGCCTTGACGAAATGGACATGGAGTTTTTCGAGCATGTCATGCGGCTTAATGTTACATCCACTTTCCTCGCGACCAAGGCAGTAGTTCCCCACATGCCGAAAGGCGGCGCTATCGTTAATTTTGCTTCACTCGCAGGACGTGATGGCGGTGGTCCAGGCGCAGCGGCCTATGCGACCTCAAAGGGTGCGGTAATGACCTTCACGCGGGCAATGGCTAAGGATCTTGGGCCGAAGGGCATTCGCTGTAATTCCCTATGCCCAGGTATGATAGCGACATCATTCCACGATACGTTCACCGCTGATGCTGTGCGTGAAAATGTCGCCAACTCAACTCCACTACGCCGGCAAGGTGTCGCGGAGGAAACAGCGGACGCGACTGCCTATCTGGCGTCTGACGAAGCCTCATTTATCACGGGCACCAATATCGACATCAACGGTGGTCTGTTTTTCTCCTGATCTGAAGAGGTAACGAAAAAAGCATGGATATAGATCAGCAACTTGAAGCCCGGCTTGCAGCCGCGCCTGTTGTGCCGCTCATAGGAGCGAAGGACACCGGCGTCGCGGTGGATACCGCCAATGCTTTGAACGAAGGTGGCCTCAGTGTGATCGAGGTCGTTCTTCGTACTGATCAAGCAGTTGATTGCATGGAAGCAATCGTCAAACAGACCTCTGGTCTCATCGTAGGCGCAGGAACTGTTCTGACCGTCGCGCAAGCGAAGGAAGTTATCTCCCGCGGCGCCCAGTTTGTTGTTTGTCCCGGGCTGGTTGATGAAGTGGCGGAATATTGTTTGCAACAATCTGTGCCACTCTATGCTGGCACCATGACCGCTGGAGAAGTGCAGCGCGCTTATGCATTGGGCCTGCGTACGGTGAAATTTTTTCCGGCATCGCTTGCTGGCGGAGTACCGATGCTGAAAGCACTGTCCTCCGTCTTTCGCGACATGCGTTTCATGCCGACAGGCGGAGTATCAGCCAGCAATCTCAGCGATTTCCTTGAACTGCCTTCAGTTGTTGCTTGCGGAGGTAGCTGGCTCACGCCTGCCGCTGAGATCGAGGCCGGAAATTTTGATGCGATAACCACATTGGCGCAGGAAGCGGTCGCCATCGGCCGTCAGGCGCGCACTACGGAGGACTAAAAGTGGCTGAATTTCTTTCTTTTGGTGAAATCATGCTTAGGCTCAAGACACCGGGTCATGAACGCTTTTTCCAATCACCGGGTTTTGAAGCCACATTTGGCGGCGGCGAAGCCAATGTCGCAGTTGCATTGAGCAACTATGGTCTAAACGCTGGTTTTGTCTCGGCCCTGCCCGACAATGACGTTGGCGCGTCTGCCATAGGCGAGCTACGCCGTTTCGGTGTCGATACGTCCCATATCCGCCGCTCGGGAGACCGCGTAGGCATTTATTTCCTTGAAACTGGAGCCAATCAACGTCCATCCAAGGTCATCTACGACCGCGCCCATAGCGCAATCAGCGAATGCAAAACTGGCGATTTCGATTGGCCGACGATATTCGATGGCGCAAAATGGCTTCATATCACCGGCATCACACCCGCGCTCACTCAGGGCTCCGCCGACCTCAGCATCGAGTGCGTACAGGCCGCAAAAAAGGCAGGCATCACTGTATCCTGTGACTTCAACTATCGCGGTAAACTCTGGAAGTATGGAAAGAGCGCGCCCGAGGTGATGTCCGAGCTGGTGAGACATGTCGATGTCGGCATCGCCAATGAAGAAGACTGCCAGAAATCGCTCGGCATCAGCGTTGATGTCGATGTGGAAGCGGGCGAACTCGACACCAAGAAATATGAGGCCCTTTCAGAAAAAGTGCTCGAACTATATCCAGACATGTCCACGATCGCCATAACATTGCGCGAAAGCATGAGCGCTGACCGCAATGGCTGGTCCGCTTGCCTGCGTGAGCGCGGCAGCGATTTTAAATTGTCCCGGCGCTATGAAATCACCGACATCATTGACCGCGTCGGCGGCGGCGACAGTTTCGCCTCAGCCCTCATCTATGGCTTGAATGCCTATAAGGATCGTCAGCAGTCTTTGGAATTTGCCGTGGCGGGCAGCTGCTTGAAACATTCCATTCTCGGCGACTTTAATCGCGTTAACGTAGCCGAGGTTGAGAAATTGATGTCCGGCGATGGATCGGGCCGTGTGCAGCGTTAGCGAGAGGTTTGTGATGACTAGGCTCTCCATGTCAGTCGGGAAAAACCAATGTCGCCCGAGCGAGCAGTTTCGCCGCGTCGCGAATGACAACCCGTCCCGTGAGCAATAGCCGTTCGAAGAATATGTGCCGCGTGAGTTTGGCGGTTTAGCGGACCAAGCATCCGCAACCACCAATTTCTGCGGGCATTAGCCACAAACCTGCTGCTTGCAGTAACGGGGAATATTATACTGCGATCAGCACAGATCAAATTCTACATGTAGCTCGGGCAAATTCCGTAATATAAAGCTCATTTCAGCCTCGGGCTCTGGTTTGCCCTCTGACAGGCGGAAATTCTTGCCATGTTGCAAAAGAGCGGTCCAGCCAAGGTTTAGTTCCTGTCGGGATAAGGGTGCACCGATGCACGCATGGACACCACCTCCAAATGCAAAATGGGCTCCGGCCTTTTTGCGATGCAGGTCACAGCTATCCGCATTATCAAATTTGCGTTCATCCCGATTTGCCGATCCATAGCGCAAGAAGACAATCTCTCCGGCCTTTAACTCATAACCTTCCAATTGGGTGTCTTTGGTAACAAGCCTTGGCAATCCTTGAACTGGCGCCTCCAAACGCAAGGCTTCCTCTACAAATGTACCAAGCATTTTTGGGTCGGATGCTATCTGGGTTTCGATTTCTGGGTTTTTGCAAAGCAGCAGCATTGCCCATCCGAATGCGCTTGTGGTTGTCTCATGCCCTGCGACCAGAAACTGACCCAGGATACTAAGCGTTTCTCCATGTTCAAGATACCGATTCTCATCTTCCAGTTTCGAGTTGGCGAGAATAGAGATCATATCCTCAGTCGGATTACTCCGGCGTTCCTCGATCAATCGAACCAAAAGGTCTTGCAGCTCGACAGCTGTCTTTGCGCGTTCGATCATTTGATCGCCGGTCAGCGGCGTCAAGCGCAGTCCGCTGGCCGCTGCCGTAGCCCCCCGGTTGAATAAAGCCACGTCATCGTCGGGGATACCAAGTCGCTGGCCTATGACTCTTAGCGGGATTGGTGCCGCAAAGCTCTCCATAAACTCGATAGATACCGCGCTATCAAGGGAAGCGATCGTTTCATTAACAACCGTTCGTACCGCCGCTTCCGATTTTCGTGTTTCCTTGGCCGTAAAAAGCGCACCGACAAGTGAGCGATAGCGTGTGTGTCCGGGCTCATCCAAGGTCAGCATAGTCGGAACGGGCGGGATAATCAGTTTTTCAAGACGCTCTAGTTCGGCGCGAACCTCTGGCGATGCCGACGCGATACCAGCTGCCCTTAGCTGATCGAAAAAAGCCGCATATTCGCTAGAGAATGTCGTTGTATCTCTTATGATTTCTCGAATAATCTCATAGCGCGTTGCCACGTGCACATTCATTTCAGGGACAAAATGCAAAGCGGGACCAGCGCGGAGTTCCTTATAGGCCTCATACGGGTCGCTCAGTACTTCAGGTTCAAAAATGTTGATGGTCGATGGTGACGCCACAAATGTTTTCCTCTTCAAAAATCAGAACATTTTGTTGCACCGAGAAGTAACGGCCAGGGCCAATTCTGACAACTAACACATCAATGAAGAGTTCAAATTACCAATGCCCGCTAGTGCGAGCTTAGCAGCAGAAAATGCATTGATAATATATCATAAGCTGGACGTAGAATCAGGATATATTCGCTCCAAACTATGAAATCATATCGCACCACTTTGGCTCGTCGATTACGCCCGTGAGAATATCGTCCAGCCCTCGAACATTTACACCAAGGATCTCTTGACGGGACAGATTAAATTGGGTCGGCTGTTGCGCTACTTCAGCATTTCTTCGGTTCAAACTCGATATGAAGCTCTTTGAGTGAACGCAGCAGAAAGTGTGGGTGGAAAGCGAAGTCATTCTTGCCTTCCGCAAACCACATGTCTTCAAACTTCTCGATCACTGCGGTGAAGCCCCAGATAAGTTCGCGTCTTGCCAATGGTGCACCAAGACAATGATGTACGCCGGAACCAAAGGCGACATGGGAACCTGGTTTTGCACGATCCAGATTCAGTTTCTCCGGGTATTCGAACTGTCCGTCATCCCGATTTGCAGCAGCAAAACGGATGTTGATTAGCGACCCTGCCGGAATTCTGGTTCCTTGAATTTCTGTCTCTTCGGCTACAAAGCGCATTAGGCTTTGAACTGGCGATTCCAGGCGCAACACTTCCTCTATGAAGACCTTCATATATTTATCTGGATCGGATTTCAGTTGATGCCAGACATCCTTATTCTCGATTAGCAACTTCATACCTGCGGATATCGCATTGGTCGTGGTCTCACTGCCGCCAACAAAAGTGTCTGCCATCATTTCGGCATGCAGCTCATTGTCAGTCAGAGTTCGGCCCCACCCCTCAATCTCTGTATTCACAAGTGCACACAGCAAACCGTCATTTGGATTTTTGCGCAATTCTTCGAAAATAGGTTGGAAATAATGCTGACCTTCAATCTCGCGATCAACCATTTCCAGTTCAGCTTCTTCATCCAGCATCATCGAAATGCGGCGGAAGAAGGCATCAGTCCAGCCTTTGATTTTCCACATATCTTCGCGCTTGGCACCCATTTGCTCGCCGATAATGTAAAGCGGCAGGGGCACGGAGAATTGCTTCACCCAATTGCAATGGCCATCGTCGATAAAATCGTCGATCAATTCAAACGCAAGTTTCTCAACAAACGGGTCCATTTCTTTGATCCGCGCTGGCCGGAAAGCCTCGTTAAACATCGCACGCATTTGTTTGTGACCGGGATCATCGCGATTGCCCAACGTGGGTTCGGGAACCCAGCCTTTTTCTGCAAAGCGCGCTGCGACTTTCTTTTGCCGTTCGACATTGCCCGTCTTCATCCGATAAGCGGTACCCTCAGCACCGCTTCGAAAAGTATGTGGGTCCATTAATATCGCCCGCACATCTTCGTATCGCGAAACAACGTATATGTCGGTGCCGGGTTGCTTGAAAACCGGAGCCTCTTCGCGCAGTTTTTGATAGGCGCCATAGGGACATTGCTGGGTTTCAACATCGAACAGATTGACTTGCGGTTGAGCTGTACTAACCATTTCCTATCTCCCCAATTTTTAACGAACGTGGACGGCCTCTTCTCCCCAAGGCGCGATTGGATTGTCCGTATCTTGAAAAGCGGCCGGTAGCTCTTCT
Proteins encoded in this region:
- a CDS encoding bifunctional 4-hydroxy-2-oxoglutarate aldolase/2-dehydro-3-deoxy-phosphogluconate aldolase; this encodes MDIDQQLEARLAAAPVVPLIGAKDTGVAVDTANALNEGGLSVIEVVLRTDQAVDCMEAIVKQTSGLIVGAGTVLTVAQAKEVISRGAQFVVCPGLVDEVAEYCLQQSVPLYAGTMTAGEVQRAYALGLRTVKFFPASLAGGVPMLKALSSVFRDMRFMPTGGVSASNLSDFLELPSVVACGGSWLTPAAEIEAGNFDAITTLAQEAVAIGRQARTTED
- a CDS encoding glucose 1-dehydrogenase, whose protein sequence is MTRLKDKVAIVTGGSRDIGRAVSVKLAREGAKVVVNYCNNEEQANETLAEIEGVGGTAISCKGDMMKPQDVDGLIAVAQAAFGDKIDILVNVTGGLVQRKGLDEMDMEFFEHVMRLNVTSTFLATKAVVPHMPKGGAIVNFASLAGRDGGGPGAAAYATSKGAVMTFTRAMAKDLGPKGIRCNSLCPGMIATSFHDTFTADAVRENVANSTPLRRQGVAEETADATAYLASDEASFITGTNIDINGGLFFS
- a CDS encoding MFS transporter; translation: MSGALKIGKFRWAIVTLVAVATIINYIDRGALGFLWPEISDDLGLSKTDYAIILNVFTFAYAFGQTLFGKIFDWIGTRLGFVLSIVVWSAATMLHAVASGLTSFAIFRAILGVSEAGNWPGATKANAEWFPINERALAQGIFNSGAAIGGIVSAPIIAYLFVFLGTWQATFIAVGALGFLWLVPWLIMYKSGPDTHPWVSEGERQYILTGQRNEESGEVADYAPNSKEILSRKESWGVIMASFFLDPIWWLFVGWLPLYLNETYGFGVKEIGLYAWVPYVGAMFGAWFGGLLAQNRIKAGWTVNKTRKAVISLGGLIMLVSLLMTTQAATPLVAVLLMAAILFGFQTAVGNIQTLPSDFYNGKSVASLAGFAGTAAKLAVVGLNFLIPVITVNSYTPAFVVGAALAILTVLSVLVFCTDIKPLKAKSA
- a CDS encoding cytochrome P450: MASPSTINIFEPEVLSDPYEAYKELRAGPALHFVPEMNVHVATRYEIIREIIRDTTTFSSEYAAFFDQLRAAGIASASPEVRAELERLEKLIIPPVPTMLTLDEPGHTRYRSLVGALFTAKETRKSEAAVRTVVNETIASLDSAVSIEFMESFAAPIPLRVIGQRLGIPDDDVALFNRGATAAASGLRLTPLTGDQMIERAKTAVELQDLLVRLIEERRSNPTEDMISILANSKLEDENRYLEHGETLSILGQFLVAGHETTTSAFGWAMLLLCKNPEIETQIASDPKMLGTFVEEALRLEAPVQGLPRLVTKDTQLEGYELKAGEIVFLRYGSANRDERKFDNADSCDLHRKKAGAHFAFGGGVHACIGAPLSRQELNLGWTALLQHGKNFRLSEGKPEPEAEMSFILRNLPELHVEFDLC
- a CDS encoding cupin domain-containing protein; this translates as MSDMALQGRQSETFVHGIEAEVETLEPGIKRQILTYGPDLMLCRLWFDSGIAGTVHQHPHSQISYIESGRFRAMMGDKEQELTAGDSVAITPDTDHGITCIEAGSLLDIFNPVREDFLSQGDQS
- a CDS encoding cytochrome P450 codes for the protein MVSTAQPQVNLFDVETQQCPYGAYQKLREEAPVFKQPGTDIYVVSRYEDVRAILMDPHTFRSGAEGTAYRMKTGNVERQKKVAARFAEKGWVPEPTLGNRDDPGHKQMRAMFNEAFRPARIKEMDPFVEKLAFELIDDFIDDGHCNWVKQFSVPLPLYIIGEQMGAKREDMWKIKGWTDAFFRRISMMLDEEAELEMVDREIEGQHYFQPIFEELRKNPNDGLLCALVNTEIEGWGRTLTDNELHAEMMADTFVGGSETTTNAISAGMKLLIENKDVWHQLKSDPDKYMKVFIEEVLRLESPVQSLMRFVAEETEIQGTRIPAGSLINIRFAAANRDDGQFEYPEKLNLDRAKPGSHVAFGSGVHHCLGAPLARRELIWGFTAVIEKFEDMWFAEGKNDFAFHPHFLLRSLKELHIEFEPKKC
- a CDS encoding sugar kinase; the encoded protein is MAEFLSFGEIMLRLKTPGHERFFQSPGFEATFGGGEANVAVALSNYGLNAGFVSALPDNDVGASAIGELRRFGVDTSHIRRSGDRVGIYFLETGANQRPSKVIYDRAHSAISECKTGDFDWPTIFDGAKWLHITGITPALTQGSADLSIECVQAAKKAGITVSCDFNYRGKLWKYGKSAPEVMSELVRHVDVGIANEEDCQKSLGISVDVDVEAGELDTKKYEALSEKVLELYPDMSTIAITLRESMSADRNGWSACLRERGSDFKLSRRYEITDIIDRVGGGDSFASALIYGLNAYKDRQQSLEFAVAGSCLKHSILGDFNRVNVAEVEKLMSGDGSGRVQR